A region from the Rosa rugosa chromosome 6, drRosRugo1.1, whole genome shotgun sequence genome encodes:
- the LOC133714082 gene encoding uncharacterized protein LOC133714082 — protein MSAMDSSSSSSSCCPFCNLTVPSSQLERHANSHFEVEDEQLAMDLEFAQQLALEPSSPPSMNNQTIRDLPLARFHGQCSMEESISCLAALQTRTTFHEIEGGVMALLRECLELEPRDTTTFLCGYTDHIQSIRSEDSGWGCGWRNIQMLSSHLLMQRQETREVLFGGAGFVPDIPSLQRWLEIAWEKGFDAAGSDQFANKIYGLKRWIGTTECAAIFRSFGLRARIVDFGPKELEPYYPSLPGSRLGEEVKRIHNGGKRKAIQVCGPMDRYLPERSHDINQASSSCREKSSCSTSHIGDSWGRKSNYNSGNKFSKKSKGHQVLMDWIWNYFNDGNVTKTGNHRVIVSDKTPLYFQHDGHSRTIVGIQVKNQHNGMQQHTLLILDPGHRTADLERSLKEKRGWQKFIKRGVHTLRKPQYQLCYIDPGISSGDEVELLKTVDSVFLEL, from the exons ATGAGTGCTatggattcttcttcttcttcttcgtcttgttGCCCCTTCTGTAATCTCACAGTTCCATCCTCACAACTTGAACG GCATGCCAATAGTCACTTTGAGGTTGAAGATGAGCAACTGGCTATGGACTTGGAGTTTGCCCAGCAACTTGCTTTGGAACCTTCTTCTCCACCATCCATG AATAATCAAACAATCAGAGACTTGCCATTGGCAAGATTTCATGGACAATGTAGCATGGAGGAAAGTATCTCCTGCCTGGCTGCTTTACAGACTAGAACCACTTTCCATGAAATTGAAGGTGGTGTGATGGCTCTGCTGAGAGAGTGTTTGGAGTTAGAACCTAGAGATACAACGACTTTTTTGTGTGGTTATACAGATCATATTCAGAGCATTCGATCTGAGGATTCTGGGTGGGGTTGTGGGTGGCGTAACATCCAAATGCTTAGCTCCCATTTGCTTATGCAAAGGCAAGAGACTCGAGAAGTTTTGTTTGGTGGTGCAGGATTTGTTCCTGATATCCCATCACTCCAAAGATGGCTTGAGATTGCTTGGGAAAAGGGATTTGATGCAGCTGGCTCTGATCAGTTTGCTAACAAAATTTATGGCTTGAAAAGATGGATTGGAACAACTGAATGTGCTGCTATTTTCCGTTCTTTTGGGCTGCGAGCAAGGATAGTGGATTTTGGTCCTAAGGAACTCGAACCATATTATCCTTCTCTTCCTGGTTCAAGGCTTGGGGAAGAGGTCAAGAGAATACATAATGGTGGGAAGAGGAAAGCAATTCAGGTTTGTGGACCGATGGATAGATATTTGCCAGAAAGGAGTCATGATATTAACCAAGCGAGTTCCAGTTGCCGTGAAAAGTCGAGTTGTTCTACTAGCCATATAGGTGATTCTTGGGGTAGGAAAAGTAATTATAATTCGGGAAATAAGTTTTCAAAGAAAAGCAAGGGTCATCAGGTTCTCATGGATTGGATCTGGAATTACTTTAATGATGGTAACGTTACCAAAACCGGCAATCACCGGGTCATTGTTAGTGACAAAAC ACCCTTGTACTTTCAACATGATGGGCATTCGAGAACCATTGTTGGGATTCAAgtcaaaaatcaacataacgGGATGCAGCAACACACTCTCTTAATTTTGGACCCTGGTCAT AGAACGGCAGACCTGGAAAGATCTCTGAAGGAAAAGAGAGGATGGCAGAAGTTTATAAAAAGAGGAGTTCACACACTGAGAAAGCCACAGTACCAG TTGTGTTATATTGATCCTGGCATTTCAAGTGGAGATGAAGTGGAGTTGCTCAAGACTGTAGATAGTGTTTTTCTTGAACTCTAG
- the LOC133714080 gene encoding ABC transporter B family member 19-like, with the protein MVKALNKVIPYVWYMAFATFPAGILEVGCWMYSSERQVARLRLAYLRAVLSQEVGAFDTDLTSGKVITGISNHTSIIHSAIGETLGHFLSSFATFFSGILIAAICCWEVALLTLFVVPLILVIGATYTKKMNTVSAARMLYLAEATSLVEQTICQIKTVYAFVGENSAIKSFSNCMAKQYLLSKGEALVKGVGTGMLQSVTFISWAIIIWVGAVVVTAKRASGGDIIAAVMSILFGAISLTYAAPDMQVFNQAKAAGTEVFKVINRKPAISYDSPGKELDKIYGNIDIHDVYFSYPSRPDRAILQGFSLSIPAGKTVAFVGSSGCGKSTIISLVARFYDPPKGEILIDNHNIKDLDLKFLRKNIGAVSQEPSLFAGTIADNMKVGKMDAEDVEIQKASVMANAHTFISQLPDQYSTEVGQRGVQLSGGQKQRIAIARAILKNPPILLLDEATSALDSESEKVVQEALDKAMQGRTVILIAHRLSTIVNADIIAVVENGQVSETGTHRSLLESSKFYNNLFNMQNLNPVHESREDGPSEEHESIHLKNSPEQITRAKEPHSDQYPNQPPKQDEEEIRKQAIFFRIWFGLKTRELVKIAIGSFAAAFSGISKPVFGYYIITIGVAYYHPDAKRKVSKYSITFALIGFISLFSHTLQHYFFGMVGEKAMTNLRRALYSGVLRNEIGWYENPENGIGQLTSRIINDTSMVKLVIADRMSVIVQCISSILIATIVSMVVNWRMGLVAWAVMPCHFIGGLIQAKSAKGFAGDSAAAHNELVSLASESAQNIRTVASFCHEDHILKKAEISLETPKRMSRKESIKYGIIQGVSLCLWNIAHAVALWYTTVLVHKNQSSFKDGIRSYQIFSLTVPSITELWTLIPTVISAINVLTPAFETLDRKTEIDPSTPETSNRDRIKGNIEFQNVEFNYPLRPEVTILNNFSVQIEAGKKVALVGPSGAGKSSVLALLLRFYDPLKGKILIDGKEIREYNLRWLRTQIGLVQQEPLLFSSSIRHNICYGNESASETEIVEVSKEANIDEFISNLPDGYETVVGEKGCQLSGGQKQRIAIARTLLKRPAILLLDEATSALDAESEKSVVSALEAINLKKNGGLLSKTTQITVAHRLSTIIKSDIIVVMDKGEIVEMGSHSTLITASEGVYSRLYQIQSMGEE; encoded by the exons ATGGTTAAAGCACTGAACAAG GTTATTCCATATGTGTGGTACATGGCCTTCGCCACATTTCCGGCTGGAATACTTG AAGTTGGATGCTGGATGTATTCAAGTGAAAGACAAGTGGCACGTCTAAGACTAGCATATCTAAGAGCAGTGCTCAGCCAGGAGGTTGGGGCTTTCGATACAGACTTAACCAGTGGAAAAGTGATCACCGGAATTAGTAACCACACTAGTATCATACACAGTGCAATCGGAGAGACG TTGGGGCATTTTCTGTCAAGTTTCGCAACTTTCTTTTCGGGGATTTTGATTGCTGCAATATGCTGTTGGGAAGTTGCACTGCTTACCTTGTTCGTTGTTCCTTTGATTCTTGTAATCGGAGCCACTTATACTAAGAAGATGAACACTGTCTCGGCTGCTAGGATGCTTTACCTGGCGGAAGCTACCTCTTTGGTAGAACAG ACCATATGTCAAATCAAAACAGTATATGCATTCGTTGGAGAAAACTCGGCAATCAAATCTTTCTCAAACTGCATGGCCAAACAGTATTTGCTAAGCAAAGGGGAGGCTCTAGTAAAGGGAGTTGGAACAGGAATGCTTCAATCTGTGACCTTCATTTCCTGGGCTATCATCATTTGGGTTGGTGCTGTTGTAGTCACTGCCAAGAGGGCAAGCGGTGGAGATATTATAGCCGCTGTCATGAGCATTCTCTTTGGAGCCAT ATCACTCACTTATGCTGCGCCAGACATGCAAGTCTTCAATCAAGCAAAGGCTGCAGGAACTGAAGTTTTCAAGGTGATCAATAGAAAGCCAGCTATAAGTTATGATTCACCAGGGAAGGAACTTGACAAGATTTACGGCAACATTGACATACATGATGTTTACTTTTCCTACCCTTCCCGGCCTGACAGAGCCATCCTTCAAGGCTTTTCATTGTCAATCCCAGCAGGAAAAACTGTAGCCTTTGTGGGCAGCAGTGGCTGTGGAAAGAGTACTATCATCTCACTAGTCGCAAGATTCTATGATCCGCCAAAAG GGGAGATTCTGATTGACAACCACAACATCAAGGATCTTGACTTGAAATTCCTGAGGAAAAACATAGGAGCTGTTTCGCAGGAACCATCACTGTTTGCAGGCACCATTGCGGACAACATGAAAGTCGGTAAGATGGATGCAGAAGATGTAGAGATCCAGAAAGCATCAGTGATGGCAAATGCACACACTTTCATATCTCAACTTCCAGATCAGTACTCCACAGAG GTAGGACAAAGGGGAGTCCAGTTATCTGGAGGCCAGAAGCAGAGAATCGCCATAGCAAGAGCCATTCTCAAGAATCCTCCTATTCTTCTGCTTGATGAGGCAACAAGTGCTCTTGACTCAGAATCTGAGAAGGTGGTTCAAGAAGCACTTGACAAGGCTATGCAAGGAAGGACAGTCATCTTGATAGCACACAGACTATCAACTATTGTTAATGCAGATATTATTGCGGTTGTGGAAAATGGACAAGTTTCAGAAACAGGAACTCACCGGAGCTTACTTGAAAGCAGCAAATTCTACAACAActtatttaacatgcagaaccTCAACCCAGTTCATGAGTCGAG AGAAGATGGTCCCTCTGAAGAACATGAAAGCATCCACCTAAAGAACTCACCTGAACAGATAACACGAGCTAAGGAGCCCCACAGCGACCAGTATCCTAATCAGCCTCCCAAGCAAGACGAAGAGGAAATAAGAAAACAAGCCATATTCTTCAGAATCTGGTTTGGCTTGAAAACGAGAGAACTCGTAAAGATTGCTATTGGTTCTTTTGCAGCAGCTTTCTCTGGCATATCAAAACCTGTCTTTGGGTATTACATTATAACAATAGGAGTAGCATACTACCACCCAGATGCTAAAAGAAAAGTCTCAAAATATTCAATCACCTTCGCTCTAATTGGATTCATTTCATTGTTCTCTCACACCTTGCAACATTACTTCTTTGGAATGGTTGGAGAGAAGGCCATGACAAACCTGAGACGTGCTCTCTATTCag GTGTGCTACGCAATGAAATCGGATGGTATGAGAACCCTGAGAATGGCATTGGACAGCTCACCTCAAGGATCATCAATGACACTTCAATGGTTAAACTGGTAATTGCTGACCGGATGTCTGTCATTGTTCAGTGCATCTCCTCCATACTGATTGCAACCATTGTGAGCATGGTTGTCAACTGGAGAATGGGGTTGGTAGCTTGGGCTGTGATGCCTTGCCACTTCATTGGCGGTCTCATTCAAGCCAAGTCTGCCAAGGGTTTTGCAGGAGACTCAGCTGCTGCACATAATGAACTTGTTTCTCTTGCTTCTGAGTCTGCACAAAACATAAGAACCGTTGCGTCGTTTTGCCATGAAGATCATATACTCAAAAAAGCCGAAATATCTCTGGAAACACCCAAGAGAATGAGCAGGAAAGAAAGTATCAAGTATGGCATAATTCAGGGAGTTTCTCTTTGCTTATGGAACATTGCACATGCTGTGGCATTGTGGTACACAACAGTTTTGGTTCATAAAAATCAATCGAGCTTCAAAGATGGCATAAGATCATACCAGATTTTCTCTCTCACAGTACCTTCAATCACAGAATTGTGGACATTGATTCCCACTGTCATTTCTGCCATCAATGTGCTCACTCCTGCATTCGAGACCCTTGACCGCAAAACTGAAATAGATCCATCTACACCAGAAACTTCAAATCGGGACAGAATCAAAGGGAACATTGAATTTCAAAACGTTGAGTTTAATTACCCTTTGAGACCAGAAGTAACTATCCTGAACAACTTCAGTGTACAAATTGAAGCTGGTAAAAAGGTGGCTCTTGTCGGTCCAAGTGGAGCTGGAAAATCTTCAGTTCTGGCCCTTCTGCTAAGATTTTATGATCCCTTGAAAGGTAAGATACTCATTGATGGAAAGGAGATAAGGGAATACAATTTGAGATGGCTGAGAACACAAATAGGGTTGGTGCAACAAGAGCCTCTTCTTTTTAGCTCCTCAATCAGACACAATATCTGCTACGGGAACGAAAGTGCTTCTGAAACTGAGATTGTGGAGGTATCAAAGGAAGCAAACATTGATGAGTTCATAAGTAATTTGCCTGATGGATATGAAACAGTTGTTGGGGAGAAGGGATGCCAACTTTCAGGAGGACAAAAGCAAAGAATAGCCATAGCTAGAACACTGCTAAAGAGGCCTGCAATTTTGCTTCTGGATGAAGCAACAAGTGCCCTTGATGCTGAATCTGAGAAATCTGTGGTGAGTGCATTGGAAGCgataaatttgaaaaagaatGGGGGCCTGCTGTCAAAAACCACACAGATTACAGTTGCACATAGGCTTTCCACAATAATAAAGTCGGATATCATTGTTGTCATGGACAAAGGTGAGATTGTGGAGATGGGATCCCACTCAACCCTAATAACAGCATCTGAGGGAGTTTATTCAAGATTATATCAGATACAGAGCATGGGAGAAGAGTAA
- the LOC133714081 gene encoding autophagy-related protein 13a — protein MDFQNSYQPESGKLEQIVSQFLLKSLHIILDSRVPSLHPHDRSGELSLNSRVRKSDKWFNLVLGDRPAALENLNFWHRNVMDPMIIDIILVHAGSNSSSVDNLFGNSGAGPSVETIIERWVVQYETPRVVANQTGDSLAYKKTYKKSIVLLRALYSYMRLLPAYRIFRQLSTSRQTYDFDIIYKVSSLRDPFSRAEEEMMQEFSFAPVEANPGRLSLSVTYRKMLSDFNLEPSTPMPAKIITDYVGSPATDPLRSFPSSVRGDRPTSFPLGKVQPSSAGPFQRPHSWTSGFHRPPHVGQYKPVVGSPPAYRASPMSHDVGSPPIDTYTNRVQNYRIPSHSKTPSYDEYQLSPPFSASPSPSPPTYLSSGSFGPMQTRIRSETAPVSIPNPMGGKGSRYLSPNFSDPSRNSLPPLSPRSTRNEPSSQESPSGIRAFRKLDGSRAGDMHPGFQKVKDSRDDSGRFSGLLSSSGSPRVGFSRSSSRLSFQDDMDDCEFSCPFDVDDVDTTDFHASQNDGKKASEFTSQSLPIGRKSPGAAVGVLVHMLRTAPPLRQDSSCYSSDSMKPEHEEGVTTASGFFMPRKTSDALEELRSYREMKDLLISKSGMRVLTKEEA, from the exons ATGGATTTTCAGAACAGTTATCAGCCCGAATCAGGGAAATTGGAACAGATTGTTTCCCAATTTCTTCTGAAAAGCTTGCATATTATTTTGGACTCTAGGGTACCTTCTCTTCACCCGCATGATCGCAGTGGGGAGCTTTCATTGAATTCTCGGGTGAGGAAGAGTGACAAATGGTTCAACTTAGTACTAGGGGACCGTCCTGCAGCTCTTGAGAATTTGAACTTTTGGCACAGAAATGTGATGGATCCGATGATAATCGACATCATACTTGTTCATGCGGGGTCTAATTCTTCATCAGTTGACAATCTGTTTGGGAATTCGGGGGCTGGTCCATCTGTTGAAACAATCATTGAGAGGTGGGTTGTTCAGTATGAAACTCCTAGGGTTGTGGCTAATCAAACTGGTGACAGTTTAGCATACAAGAAGACATATAAGAAGTCAATTGTACTTTTACGTGCTCTTTATTCGTATATGAGGCTTCTCCCAGCTTATAGGATCTTTAGACAGCTAAGTACATCTCGTCAGACTTATGATTTTGATATCATTTACAAGGTGTCTTCACTAAGAGATCCCTTCTCAAGGGCGGAGGAGGAAATGATGCAGGAGTTCAGTTTTGCTCCTGTAGAGGCCAATCCTGGCCGCCTTTCTTTGTCTGTGACTTATCGTAAAATGCTGTCTGATTTCAATCTTGAGCCTTCAACACCTATGCCAGCAAAGATAATTACAGATTATGTTGGTAGTCCTGCTACTGACCCCTTGAGGTCTTTCCCCTCATCAGTGAGGGGTGATCGCCCAACTTCCTTTCCATTGGGAAAAGTACAACCTTCATCTGCCGGACCATTTCAGCGTCCACACAGCTGGACAAGCGGCTTCCATAGGCCACCTCATGTTGGACAGTATAAACCTGTAGTTGGATCTCCACCTGCATATCGTGCATCCCCTATGTCCCATGATGTTGGATCTCCTCCTATTGATACATATACTAACAGAGTTCAAAACTATAGAATTCCAAGTCATTCAAAGACTCCTAGTTATGATGAGTATCAGCTTTCACCTCCATTTTCAGCATCTCCATCCCCATCTCCACCAACATACTTGTCTAGTGGCAGTTTTGGTCCTATGCAAACACGAATTCGTTCAGAAACTGCCCCCGTAAGCATCCCTAATCCAATGGGGGGTAAGGGCTCCAGATACCTTTCTCCCAATTTTTCTGATCCAAGTAGAAATTCCCTTCCTCCTTTATCTCCGAGAAGCACAAGAAATGAACCTTCCTCACAAGAGTCTCCATCTGGAATAAGGGCATTTAGAAAACTAGACGGTTCAAGGGCTGGAGATATGCACCCTGGTTTTCAAAAG gTGAAAGACAGCAGAGATGATTCGGGCCGGTTCTCAGGATTGTTGTCCTCCAGTGGCTCACCACGCGTTGGTTTTTCTAGAAGCTCCAGTAGATTATCTTTTCAAGATGATATGGATGATTGTGAGTTCTCATGCCCTTTCGATGTGGATGATGTTGACACAACCGACTTTCACGCCAG TCAAAATGATGGCAAAAAAGCTTCAGAGTTTACTTCCCAGTCATTGCCAATAGGTAGAAAGTCACCAGGTGCTGCTGTTGGCGTTCTTGTTCACATGCTAAGAACAGCTCCGCCCCTGCGCCAAGATTCAAGCTGTTACTCTTCTGACTCCATGAAGCCTGAACACGAGGAAGGAGTTACTACAGCTTCTGGTTTCTTTATGCCTCGAAAGACATCTGATGCCCTGGAGGAGCTCAGAAGTTACAGAGAAATGAAAGACCTTCTAATTTCAAAGAGTGGAATGAGGGTGCTCACCAAAGAAGAGGCATAA
- the LOC133713867 gene encoding protein RESPONSE TO LOW SULFUR 2-like translates to MAVTKQVPQVEDDKSLKKRNEELERELRKSQEREERMKAELQKTFERLRVAEEAEERLCSQLGELEAEAVDQARSDHARILSLMNQLSQAQRLLQSAAVSLPLEFAAK, encoded by the coding sequence ATGGCGGTGACGAAGCAAGTTCCTCAGGTGGAAGACGACAAGTCGCTGAAGAAGAGAAACGAAGAGCTGGAGAGAGAGCTCAGGAAGAGCcaggagagagaggagaggatgAAGGCCGAGTTACAGAAGACGTTTGAGAGGCTCAGAGTGGCAGAGGAGGCGGAGGAGAGGCTATGCTCACAGCTCGGTGAGCTAGAGGCGGAGGCCGTCGATCAGGCGCGTTCAGATCACGCGAGGATTCTATCCCTTATGAACCAGCTTTCTCAGGCACAGCGTCTCCTCCAGTCAGCCGCCGTTTCTCTTCCATTAGAATTCGCCGCCAAATGA